The following proteins come from a genomic window of Notamacropus eugenii isolate mMacEug1 chromosome X, mMacEug1.pri_v2, whole genome shotgun sequence:
- the LOC140515485 gene encoding fibrous sheath-interacting protein 2-like isoform X7, with the protein MEFYLGACKKAADAAATKTAASHLAGDSQPCGQVPHKMQFQGVGAAQLLDLPLGVKLPLIPGSNTLFYTTNLNEKLFQPSYGFNLNDPYGRLLETRYKNLHDPHLSGYYKRKDILKKLRKGGHITSNNKVICTLREFNKYRQYLTSLKLDFERNYIREQKMLEKQVTRLQEHNQIPDSRDAAQFREWLLQDGTRSVQDQERLIRHRYLDMISKELEKLERSAEERHLIRMNEEEKRQREQTRRKLSLRRKIEESLQQSLFNLLIAVQRLGTRSQPRP; encoded by the exons ATGGAGTTCTACCTGGGCGCCTGCAAGAAGGCTGCGGATGCCGCCGCCACCAAGACTGCCGCCAGCCACCTGGCGGGGGACAGCCAGCCGTGCGGCCAG GTCCCCCACAAAATGCAGTTTCAAGGAGTAGGAGCTGCTCAACTGCTGGATCTGCCTCTTGGCGTCAAGCTGCCTCTGATCCCAGGAAGTAATACTTTATTCTACACgacaaatttaaatgaaaag CTTTTTCAGCCCTCTTATGGTTTTAACCTAAATGATCCTTATGGTCGGCTACTAGAAACCAGATACAAAAACCTACATGACCCTCATTTAAGTGGCTACTACAAGCGTAAAGATATcttgaagaaattaaggaaaggaGGCCACATCACCAGCAATAACAAA gTTATATGCACTTTGAGAGAGTTCAATAAATACCGACAGTATCTAACAAGCCTCAAATTAGACTTTGAAAGAAACTATATAAGAGAACAA aaaatgctTGAAAAACAAGTCACCAGACTCCAGGAACACAATCAAATCCCAGACAGCAGAGATGCCGCACAGTTCAGAGAATGGCTCTTACAAGACGGCACACGGTCTGTTCAGGACCAAGAGCGCTTAATAAGGCACAG ATATTTAGATATGATCAGCAAGGAACTGGAGAAGCTTGAGCGCTCTGCTGAGGAACGACATCTCATCCGGatgaatgaggaagagaaaagacagagggaGCAGACAAGAAGAAAACTAAGTCTTCGGAGGAAGATCGAAGAG
- the LOC140515485 gene encoding fibrous sheath-interacting protein 2-like isoform X6 — translation MEFYLGACKKAADAAATKTAASHLAGDSQPCGQVPHKMQFQGVGAAQLLDLPLGVKLPLIPGSNTLFYTTNLNEKLFQPSYGFNLNDPYGRLLETRYKNLHDPHLSGYYKRKDILKKLRKGGHITSNNKVICTLREFNKYRQYLTSLKLDFERNYIREQKMLEKQVTRLQEHNQIPDSRDAAQFREWLLQDGTRSVQDQERLIRHRYLDMISKELEKLERSAEERHLIRMNEEEKRQREQTRRKLSLRRKIEEEWKAKEMLLLTRIGEEVKREARVEEQRRRSREESDRKSLQQSLFNLLIAVQRLGTRSQPRP, via the exons ATGGAGTTCTACCTGGGCGCCTGCAAGAAGGCTGCGGATGCCGCCGCCACCAAGACTGCCGCCAGCCACCTGGCGGGGGACAGCCAGCCGTGCGGCCAG GTCCCCCACAAAATGCAGTTTCAAGGAGTAGGAGCTGCTCAACTGCTGGATCTGCCTCTTGGCGTCAAGCTGCCTCTGATCCCAGGAAGTAATACTTTATTCTACACgacaaatttaaatgaaaag CTTTTTCAGCCCTCTTATGGTTTTAACCTAAATGATCCTTATGGTCGGCTACTAGAAACCAGATACAAAAACCTACATGACCCTCATTTAAGTGGCTACTACAAGCGTAAAGATATcttgaagaaattaaggaaaggaGGCCACATCACCAGCAATAACAAA gTTATATGCACTTTGAGAGAGTTCAATAAATACCGACAGTATCTAACAAGCCTCAAATTAGACTTTGAAAGAAACTATATAAGAGAACAA aaaatgctTGAAAAACAAGTCACCAGACTCCAGGAACACAATCAAATCCCAGACAGCAGAGATGCCGCACAGTTCAGAGAATGGCTCTTACAAGACGGCACACGGTCTGTTCAGGACCAAGAGCGCTTAATAAGGCACAG ATATTTAGATATGATCAGCAAGGAACTGGAGAAGCTTGAGCGCTCTGCTGAGGAACGACATCTCATCCGGatgaatgaggaagagaaaagacagagggaGCAGACAAGAAGAAAACTAAGTCTTCGGAGGAAGATCGAAGAG GAATGGAAAGCAAAGGAGATGTTACTTTTGACCAGAATTGGAGAAGAAGTTAAAAGAGAAGCTCGGGTCGAGGAACAACGCAGGAGAAGTCGAGAGGAGAGTGACAGGAAG
- the LOC140515485 gene encoding fibrous sheath-interacting protein 2-like isoform X8 yields MEFYLGACKKAADAAATKTAASHLAGDSQPCGQVPHKMQFQGVGAAQLLDLPLGVKLPLIPGSNTLFYTTNLNEKLFQPSYGFNLNDPYGRLLETRYKNLHDPHLSGYYKRKDILKKLRKGGHITSNNKVICTLREFNKYRQYLTSLKLDFERNYIREQKMLEKQVTRLQEHNQIPDSRDAAQFREWLLQDGTRSVQDQERLIRHRYLDMISKELEKLERSAEERHLIRMNEEEKRQREQTRRKLSLRRKIEEAPVAKAAHLERWGRCKRCWE; encoded by the exons ATGGAGTTCTACCTGGGCGCCTGCAAGAAGGCTGCGGATGCCGCCGCCACCAAGACTGCCGCCAGCCACCTGGCGGGGGACAGCCAGCCGTGCGGCCAG GTCCCCCACAAAATGCAGTTTCAAGGAGTAGGAGCTGCTCAACTGCTGGATCTGCCTCTTGGCGTCAAGCTGCCTCTGATCCCAGGAAGTAATACTTTATTCTACACgacaaatttaaatgaaaag CTTTTTCAGCCCTCTTATGGTTTTAACCTAAATGATCCTTATGGTCGGCTACTAGAAACCAGATACAAAAACCTACATGACCCTCATTTAAGTGGCTACTACAAGCGTAAAGATATcttgaagaaattaaggaaaggaGGCCACATCACCAGCAATAACAAA gTTATATGCACTTTGAGAGAGTTCAATAAATACCGACAGTATCTAACAAGCCTCAAATTAGACTTTGAAAGAAACTATATAAGAGAACAA aaaatgctTGAAAAACAAGTCACCAGACTCCAGGAACACAATCAAATCCCAGACAGCAGAGATGCCGCACAGTTCAGAGAATGGCTCTTACAAGACGGCACACGGTCTGTTCAGGACCAAGAGCGCTTAATAAGGCACAG ATATTTAGATATGATCAGCAAGGAACTGGAGAAGCTTGAGCGCTCTGCTGAGGAACGACATCTCATCCGGatgaatgaggaagagaaaagacagagggaGCAGACAAGAAGAAAACTAAGTCTTCGGAGGAAGATCGAAGAG GCACCCGTGGCAAAGGCAGCGCACCTAGAGAGATGGGGCAGATGCAAGAGATGCTGGGAATAG